A region from the Pyrinomonadaceae bacterium genome encodes:
- a CDS encoding Do family serine endopeptidase — protein MTSLGLSRSVLLFRQPIATKFGVAAIAVCLSVSSAACKGSQGAPAINSAPVADAPPQNSYADAVARVAPAVVTIKANKRVRRSQQFPFLDDPSLRDWFNDRRRDQQPQQPRESLERALGSGVIVSADGYIITNHHVVDGAEDIKVDLTDGRTLDAKLVGSDQPSDIAVLKVTQTSLPFLAPGDSDKVRVGDVALAVGNPLDVGQTVTMGIISAKGRSTPGTGSGNFEDFLQTDAPINRGNSGGALVNTNGELIGINSQIIGGLSGGNIGIGFAIPSNMVRSVMDQLIKTGSVRRGQLGISVRRVDSDMAQSLGMSETKGIIVNEVFKASAAERAGIRQGDVITALNGSTVNESNAFRNLIANMAPGTQVTLTLIRDSREQKITATLGEFKPETARNEQEESIKPGSTNQGKLGLTVMPLTAEIASELSLPAGTQGVVVETVDAAGPAAAAGLTRGDVIQEVNRQPIRSAVDLSGAIEKAGNRPALLLINRRGSPAYVTVRPRA, from the coding sequence ATGACATCATTGGGCCTTTCGCGTTCAGTTCTTCTATTTCGCCAACCGATTGCGACTAAGTTCGGCGTCGCCGCAATAGCGGTATGCCTCTCAGTTTCTTCAGCCGCCTGCAAAGGCTCGCAGGGTGCGCCGGCCATAAATTCGGCGCCCGTGGCAGACGCCCCGCCGCAGAACTCCTATGCGGACGCAGTCGCGCGGGTGGCGCCGGCAGTGGTGACGATTAAAGCGAACAAGCGCGTGCGGCGCTCGCAACAATTTCCGTTTCTCGATGATCCATCGCTACGCGACTGGTTTAACGATCGGCGGCGCGATCAGCAGCCGCAACAACCACGCGAGTCGCTCGAGCGCGCGCTTGGTTCAGGAGTAATTGTCAGTGCGGATGGCTACATCATCACAAACCATCACGTGGTCGACGGCGCCGAAGACATCAAAGTAGACCTGACTGATGGTCGCACCCTTGATGCGAAGCTCGTCGGGTCAGATCAGCCGAGCGATATAGCAGTGCTTAAGGTGACGCAAACGAGCCTTCCGTTCTTAGCCCCGGGCGACTCAGACAAAGTTCGCGTCGGCGACGTGGCCCTGGCGGTCGGGAATCCGCTCGACGTCGGTCAAACGGTCACGATGGGCATCATCAGCGCGAAGGGCCGTTCGACGCCGGGAACCGGCAGCGGCAACTTCGAAGACTTTCTCCAAACTGACGCGCCGATTAATCGCGGAAACTCCGGTGGCGCGCTCGTAAACACAAACGGCGAATTGATTGGCATCAACTCGCAAATCATTGGCGGTCTGTCCGGCGGAAACATCGGAATTGGTTTTGCCATTCCTTCGAACATGGTGCGCTCGGTCATGGATCAGCTCATCAAGACGGGAAGCGTGCGCCGCGGACAGTTAGGCATTAGCGTGCGCCGAGTTGATTCGGACATGGCGCAAAGCCTCGGCATGTCTGAGACGAAAGGCATCATCGTCAATGAGGTCTTCAAAGCCAGCGCCGCCGAACGCGCCGGAATTCGTCAGGGGGACGTGATCACTGCGCTGAACGGCTCGACGGTGAATGAAAGCAATGCCTTTCGAAATCTAATCGCAAATATGGCGCCGGGCACGCAGGTGACTTTGACGCTCATCCGCGACAGCCGCGAACAAAAAATCACGGCGACGCTGGGAGAGTTCAAACCTGAAACCGCGCGTAACGAACAAGAAGAGTCGATCAAACCCGGCTCAACGAATCAAGGAAAACTAGGGCTGACCGTGATGCCATTGACAGCGGAAATAGCTTCAGAGTTGAGCCTGCCCGCGGGCACACAGGGCGTCGTCGTCGAGACTGTGGATGCGGCGGGGCCGGCGGCTGCGGCAGGGTTGACGCGCGGTGACGTGATTCAGGAAGTAAACCGGCAACCGATTCGTTCCGCAGTGGATTTGAGCGGCGCCATCGAGAAAGCCGGAAATAGACCTGCGCTGCTGCTCATCAATCGGCGAGGCAGTCCGGCATACGTGACGGTGAGGCCGCGGGCGTAA
- a CDS encoding biopolymer transporter ExbD, producing the protein MLTNASTGERDNSAKPNINVTPLIDVLLVMLIIFMVVSPLKPSRFLTKTASRPDETPAEPPKLGLVVTINRDGTLLLNRTPNMGSVFDTAKLSGALHDVFEERLRNRAFRYELRDRNDLPDNDRVEKTVFIKAPRAILYADVMRVLDAIKGAGATPVGLQIDDLN; encoded by the coding sequence ATGCTAACGAACGCCTCGACAGGTGAGAGGGATAACTCTGCCAAACCCAACATCAATGTCACACCGTTAATCGATGTTCTGCTGGTGATGCTAATCATCTTTATGGTGGTATCGCCGCTGAAGCCCTCACGGTTTTTAACGAAGACGGCTTCCCGGCCGGACGAAACGCCCGCCGAACCGCCGAAGCTGGGACTAGTCGTGACGATTAACCGCGACGGGACGCTCCTGCTCAACCGCACGCCTAACATGGGCTCGGTGTTTGACACAGCTAAGTTGAGCGGGGCGCTTCACGATGTTTTCGAAGAGCGTCTGCGCAATCGCGCCTTCCGTTACGAATTGCGCGATCGAAATGATTTGCCCGACAACGATCGCGTAGAAAAGACCGTTTTCATTAAGGCCCCGCGCGCGATTCTCTATGCTGACGTCATGCGAGTGCTGGATGCTATCAAAGGCGCCGGCGCTACGCCGGTAGGTTTACAAATTGACGATCTGAATTAA
- a CDS encoding phytanoyl-CoA dioxygenase family protein — protein MTSDLSKRHRPVTDLFALPSRADDWNQYRLTDDQIQFFHANGYLAGIRALNDQQIEALRSDLTKLVDPGHPGHRLFYEFNSNESTDPSTVLFHALGAWRISPGFHDLLWNPAVVMPASQLIDGAVRFWHDQLFCKPAAHGGVVAWHQDYSYWTRTRPMAHLSCWIGLDDSTVENGCVHYVPGSHLWNLLPVTGLANDMNAIQSVLSAEQKSQFKPVAIELKAGECSFHHPLMVHGSFENRSHHPRRGAVLNVFRDGVCSASDTPLLQGLPPIPSGEKIDGQFFPLLFDPLAS, from the coding sequence ATGACCTCGGATCTCTCAAAGCGTCACCGGCCCGTCACGGATCTATTCGCGCTGCCATCGCGGGCCGATGATTGGAATCAGTACCGCCTCACTGACGATCAAATTCAGTTCTTTCACGCCAACGGCTACCTCGCCGGCATCCGCGCCCTCAACGACCAACAGATCGAAGCGCTGCGGAGCGACCTAACAAAGCTGGTCGATCCGGGCCATCCGGGCCATCGTCTCTTCTACGAATTTAATTCAAACGAATCGACGGATCCTTCGACGGTGCTTTTTCACGCGTTGGGTGCGTGGCGAATCTCGCCCGGCTTTCACGATCTGCTTTGGAACCCGGCGGTCGTGATGCCTGCGTCGCAACTCATCGATGGCGCAGTCAGATTTTGGCACGACCAACTTTTCTGCAAACCGGCCGCTCATGGCGGCGTGGTCGCGTGGCATCAGGACTACTCGTATTGGACGCGGACGCGGCCGATGGCGCACTTGTCGTGTTGGATCGGCCTCGACGATTCAACCGTTGAGAACGGCTGCGTTCATTACGTCCCCGGCAGTCATCTCTGGAATCTATTGCCAGTCACCGGCCTCGCGAACGACATGAACGCGATTCAGTCCGTGTTGAGCGCCGAGCAGAAGTCACAATTTAAGCCGGTCGCAATTGAACTGAAGGCCGGCGAATGTTCTTTTCATCATCCGCTGATGGTGCACGGCTCGTTCGAGAATCGCAGCCACCATCCGCGTCGAGGCGCAGTTCTCAACGTGTTTCGCGATGGAGTGTGTTCAGCTTCCGACACTCCTCTTCTCCAGGGCCTGCCGCCAATTCCGTCCGGCGAAAAGATCGACGGGCAATTCTTTCCGCTTCTGTTCGATCCCCTTGCCAGTTGA
- a CDS encoding serine hydrolase has product MKRIKTTVVLSLVLTSLLARPQSGPAQAPPKPQTPQALVDEAARVTLAKFADKKLTESQLSITLIDLRNPQKPVTASFRGNERIYPASVVKLFYFAAVHRWLEDKKIQETDELKRAVRDMIVDSGNEATQYVLDVLTQTTSGFELPPKEMEEWQHKRNAVNRYFTSLGYTNININQKTFCEDAYGRDKVSRGPKGENRNKLTTDATARLFAEIVTGRAVTPARSAQMMELLKRDYAGATKDQDDQGHGFTGIALEGIAGAKLWSKAGWTSTTRHDTAYVELPNGAKFVLTVFTEGHSNEREIIPTVARVVIDGMK; this is encoded by the coding sequence ATGAAACGCATCAAAACTACCGTTGTTTTGTCACTTGTCTTAACCTCTTTACTCGCCCGTCCCCAGAGCGGCCCGGCGCAGGCGCCGCCAAAACCGCAGACACCGCAGGCTCTGGTCGATGAAGCGGCGCGGGTGACGCTGGCTAAGTTCGCGGACAAAAAGCTTACTGAGAGTCAGCTTTCGATCACGTTGATTGACCTGCGCAATCCGCAGAAACCCGTGACCGCGAGCTTCCGCGGTAACGAACGAATCTATCCCGCCAGTGTCGTGAAACTGTTTTACTTTGCTGCCGTGCACCGGTGGCTTGAAGACAAGAAGATTCAGGAGACCGACGAACTCAAGCGCGCGGTGCGCGACATGATTGTCGATTCGGGCAACGAAGCGACGCAGTACGTCCTGGATGTCCTGACGCAGACGACGAGTGGTTTCGAATTGCCGCCCAAGGAAATGGAAGAGTGGCAGCACAAACGGAATGCGGTGAACCGTTACTTTACGTCGCTCGGCTACACGAACATCAACATCAACCAAAAAACATTCTGCGAAGACGCGTATGGGCGCGACAAAGTCTCGCGCGGCCCGAAGGGCGAGAACAGAAACAAGCTCACGACTGATGCGACCGCGCGTCTGTTCGCGGAAATCGTGACCGGCCGCGCCGTCACCCCAGCCCGCAGCGCACAAATGATGGAACTCCTGAAGCGCGATTACGCCGGCGCGACGAAAGACCAGGATGATCAAGGGCATGGATTCACCGGCATTGCTTTAGAGGGCATCGCCGGTGCGAAACTCTGGTCAAAAGCGGGCTGGACGAGCACCACTCGTCACGATACCGCTTACGTCGAGTTGCCCAACGGCGCGAAGTTTGTGCTGACGGTATTCACCGAAGGTCACTCGAACGAGCGCGAGATCATTCCGACCGTGGCGCGAGTTGTGATCGATGGTATGAAGTGA
- a CDS encoding amino acid permease, with protein MKPTNGQLVRGLTLIAAMSVVVGNVIGTGVFLKARVMTCNVGTPGRVLGVYVIAGLLSLAGALSYAELSAMMPRAGGEYVFMREAYGRPWAFLYGWMSFFIGKAGSQAALGVQLALFLNTMIGGRLGGDFFSANVFGYAIPFGKVQIIALASILIVTGINCLAVKVSGGVASILSAVKVALVLVIGIGAFLLADGADWSHLTMANAGGTCQNVSAAAQIGFGGFMAAMLGALWSYDGWNNVTLVSGEVQNPSRNLPRALIGGTLLIMALYLFVNLAYFYVMSPTDVASVSTSSSVATEVARRFLGPVAITFIAAALLSSSFGTLHTSILTGARVPYAMARDGLFPRSLSHVSPRTHVPTGALIVQAVWACILVIVFSSSFDTLTDYAIFGLMIFYVLCTAGVFVLRRKMPDAERPYRVLGYPVVPILFILSATLILASTLLGARGDFVSGLSSIASGNVLSGLGVLARNPAISGVVLIAAGLPVYWLWTRLAQRGQGE; from the coding sequence TTGAAACCTACTAACGGTCAATTAGTGCGCGGCTTGACGCTGATCGCGGCGATGTCAGTCGTCGTCGGCAACGTCATCGGCACGGGCGTCTTCCTCAAAGCGCGCGTGATGACTTGCAACGTCGGCACGCCGGGCCGAGTCCTCGGAGTGTATGTAATCGCCGGGCTGCTTTCGCTGGCGGGCGCGCTCAGTTACGCCGAACTGTCCGCAATGATGCCGCGCGCGGGCGGCGAATACGTCTTCATGCGCGAAGCGTACGGCCGGCCATGGGCGTTCCTGTACGGCTGGATGTCATTCTTCATCGGCAAAGCCGGTTCGCAGGCTGCGCTCGGAGTGCAACTCGCGCTTTTCCTCAACACGATGATCGGCGGACGCCTCGGCGGCGATTTCTTTTCCGCAAATGTGTTCGGTTACGCGATTCCCTTCGGCAAGGTTCAGATCATCGCGCTTGCTTCAATCCTGATCGTCACCGGAATCAATTGTCTGGCCGTGAAAGTCAGCGGCGGCGTCGCTTCGATTCTCTCTGCCGTCAAAGTCGCGCTCGTGCTGGTCATCGGCATTGGCGCATTTCTGTTGGCCGACGGCGCAGACTGGTCGCATCTGACAATGGCGAACGCCGGGGGGACTTGCCAAAACGTGAGCGCGGCGGCACAGATTGGATTTGGCGGATTCATGGCGGCGATGCTCGGCGCGCTTTGGTCTTATGACGGTTGGAACAATGTCACGCTCGTTTCCGGCGAAGTGCAGAACCCGAGCCGTAATCTTCCGCGCGCGCTGATTGGCGGCACGCTTCTGATCATGGCGCTTTATCTGTTTGTGAATCTTGCGTACTTCTACGTCATGTCGCCAACTGATGTCGCGAGCGTTTCGACCAGTTCGTCGGTAGCTACCGAGGTTGCGCGCCGGTTCCTCGGCCCTGTCGCGATTACATTCATTGCTGCGGCGTTACTCTCTTCATCATTCGGCACGCTGCACACATCGATTCTGACGGGCGCGCGCGTACCCTACGCGATGGCGCGCGACGGACTGTTCCCCCGCAGCCTTTCACACGTCTCGCCGCGCACGCATGTGCCGACTGGCGCACTAATCGTTCAGGCAGTTTGGGCTTGCATCCTCGTTATCGTCTTTTCATCCTCGTTCGACACGCTGACGGACTACGCGATCTTCGGGCTGATGATCTTCTACGTGCTCTGCACCGCGGGCGTGTTTGTGCTGCGCCGCAAGATGCCGGACGCCGAGCGACCTTATCGCGTGCTGGGTTATCCGGTGGTGCCGATCCTCTTCATCTTGTCCGCTACTTTGATTTTGGCGAGCACGCTTCTCGGCGCGCGTGGAGACTTTGTAAGCGGGTTGAGTTCGATCGCGAGCGGTAACGTGCTCTCAGGCCTTGGCGTACTCGCTCGCAATCCGGCGATCTCCGGCGTCGTCTTGATCGCTGCCGGACTTCCCGTTTATTGGCTATGGACGCGTTTGGCTCAACGCGGCCAGGGCGAATAG
- a CDS encoding four helix bundle protein, translating into MSTFKRFEDIAAWQKSRQLTKEIYGLTSQKEFSRDFALKDQIRRASVSIMSNIAEGFERNGSGEFTRFLAIAKGSAGEVRSQLYVALDQSYITRDIFSTLNLTVTEISKMLAGLMDYLKKSGLKGKVQGANLKLET; encoded by the coding sequence ATGTCAACGTTTAAGAGATTTGAGGACATTGCTGCCTGGCAAAAGTCTCGCCAACTAACGAAGGAAATTTACGGATTGACGTCGCAGAAAGAGTTTTCGAGAGACTTCGCCCTAAAGGATCAAATCCGCCGCGCAAGTGTCTCAATAATGTCGAACATTGCGGAAGGTTTCGAGCGAAATGGTTCCGGCGAATTCACCCGCTTTTTAGCTATCGCAAAAGGATCAGCAGGAGAAGTCAGATCCCAACTCTATGTAGCGCTCGACCAATCGTATATAACTCGAGACATCTTCTCCACGCTAAATCTTACTGTCACTGAAATCAGCAAGATGCTGGCTGGTCTCATGGACTATCTGAAAAAATCCGGTCTGAAAGGAAAGGTTCAAGGAGCGAACTTGAAACTTGAAACTTGA
- the lysA gene encoding diaminopimelate decarboxylase, translating to MTAPAWTIPGFLEARENNHLFISGVDATALTHKYGSPLFVFSEPRIRANIARLQAAAKTVDRPIKFCYASKANSNMSVLGAVRDAGIDIEVNSGGELFKALRAGFRPDQIIFNGTSKTDEELDEAVRAGIYAINVDSIYEIELVEDAVRRARSELNSGLPPARVALRLVPEIGTRSHLGLQTALLTSKFGISSSEVLDAFRRGLQHPDLVHVCGIHIHVGSQTPDVEPFAEAFKSMWNHLMTIYRETGHTLEHINLGGGIPVNYLRDRSHSDELPEHERDMLGADLEPSAVLTEALRVARESARDVEAEHLLDKVTILLEPGRSIIADTGVLLTKVRNIKQRPETGDVWLLTDAGYNLLLSMNNYKWYYHLVSASRACDALDAQYKVAGPLCDSGDVYFDIERHGRLPDYRRLPLEVKPGEVLGLLNAGAYSFSQMFPYNGRPLPAAVMVRAGGQADVIRKRDSYEDLLFNEVW from the coding sequence ATGACAGCGCCTGCCTGGACGATTCCAGGATTTCTCGAAGCGCGCGAGAACAATCACCTTTTCATTAGCGGCGTTGACGCCACCGCGCTCACCCACAAATACGGCTCGCCTCTGTTTGTCTTTTCTGAGCCGCGCATTCGCGCCAACATCGCACGTCTGCAGGCGGCGGCAAAAACAGTCGATCGGCCCATCAAGTTTTGCTACGCCTCAAAAGCAAATTCCAACATGTCCGTGCTGGGCGCCGTGCGCGACGCAGGCATCGACATCGAAGTGAATAGCGGTGGCGAGCTCTTTAAGGCCCTGCGCGCCGGTTTTCGTCCCGACCAGATTATCTTCAACGGCACGAGCAAGACGGATGAAGAACTGGACGAAGCAGTGCGTGCGGGCATCTACGCCATCAACGTTGATTCGATTTACGAGATCGAGTTGGTCGAGGACGCCGTGCGGCGCGCGCGCTCGGAATTGAACTCAGGTCTGCCGCCCGCGCGAGTCGCGCTGCGTCTGGTGCCGGAGATTGGCACACGCTCGCATCTTGGATTACAGACTGCGTTGCTGACTTCAAAGTTTGGCATCTCTTCGTCAGAAGTGCTCGACGCGTTTCGACGCGGCTTACAGCATCCCGATCTGGTTCATGTTTGCGGCATTCACATTCACGTGGGCTCGCAGACGCCGGACGTTGAGCCATTCGCCGAAGCTTTCAAGAGCATGTGGAACCACCTGATGACGATTTATCGCGAGACCGGCCACACGCTCGAGCACATCAATCTGGGCGGCGGCATTCCGGTGAATTACTTACGCGACCGATCACACTCTGATGAATTGCCGGAACATGAGCGCGACATGCTGGGCGCGGACCTCGAACCCTCGGCTGTTTTGACTGAGGCGTTGCGCGTGGCTCGCGAGTCCGCACGCGATGTCGAGGCGGAACATCTGCTCGATAAAGTCACGATCCTCTTAGAACCGGGGCGTAGCATCATTGCGGACACGGGAGTCCTGCTGACGAAAGTCCGCAACATCAAACAGCGTCCGGAAACGGGCGACGTGTGGTTGCTGACTGACGCGGGCTACAACCTGCTTTTGTCGATGAACAATTACAAGTGGTATTACCACCTGGTTTCGGCGTCGCGTGCGTGTGATGCGCTGGATGCGCAGTACAAAGTCGCGGGTCCGCTATGCGATTCCGGTGATGTTTATTTCGACATCGAACGACACGGCCGCCTGCCTGACTACCGCCGGCTGCCGCTCGAAGTGAAGCCCGGCGAAGTGCTCGGTCTATTGAATGCGGGCGCGTACTCGTTCTCGCAAATGTTTCCGTACAACGGCCGGCCACTGCCCGCGGCGGTGATGGTGCGCGCCGGGGGCCAAGCGGACGTAATTCGAAAGCGGGACTCGTACGAAGATCTGCTATTTAACGAGGTGTGGTAA
- a CDS encoding SgcJ/EcaC family oxidoreductase — MSEQVDPERVSRAVRAYFLAIRAMDPEAIANTFAADGTTYDPVGSPGVTGRDAIREFFNSIFKNFKSAALTEDSIFVAGDGAAVKWTGKGTSANGKNVNFEGVDVFEVNADGKIQTVRAYWNPAEMIAQL; from the coding sequence ATGTCCGAACAGGTTGACCCGGAAAGAGTCTCACGCGCCGTGCGCGCATACTTCTTGGCGATTCGCGCCATGGACCCGGAAGCCATCGCCAACACTTTCGCCGCAGACGGCACGACTTATGATCCGGTGGGCTCGCCAGGCGTCACCGGACGGGATGCGATTCGCGAATTCTTCAATTCCATCTTTAAGAACTTCAAGAGCGCGGCTTTAACCGAAGATTCCATTTTCGTAGCCGGCGATGGCGCAGCCGTTAAGTGGACAGGAAAAGGGACGAGCGCGAACGGCAAGAACGTGAACTTCGAAGGCGTCGACGTGTTTGAAGTAAACGCAGACGGAAAGATTCAAACGGTGCGCGCCTATTGGAATCCCGCAGAGATGATCGCGCAGTTGTAA
- a CDS encoding 4-coumarate--CoA ligase family protein produces MTPLSKADAQNKAPSSRRTPNMIFRGPYPDVTIPEVSLTDFIFGSTQQIKDKPALIDGPSGRVLTYGQLEDAVRRVAASLAQRGFKKGDVLGIFSVNCPEYGVLFHAVAMLGGINTTLNPLYTAEEAAAQLKNAGAKILVTAPPFIEKAREAAVTANIEELFVFGEAEGAQPFAALLESDGNPPKVEINPREDLVALPYSSGTTGLPKGVMLTHHNLVANMRQMDGLDYFNRDDVLLCVLPLFHIYGLVVVLNMGLHMGATVVTMPRFDLEQFLDHIQKYRVTLSHIVPPIILKLAKDPVIDNYDFSTLKTIFSGAAPLGAELTRECIARIGCTIRQGYGMTETSPVTHSSPADSSKMKLGSIGPPAPNTECKLVDPATGAELGPNEEGEVCVRGPQVMIGYLNNPEATARTIDRDGWLHTGDIGYADEDGHFYIVDRVKELIKYKGFQIAPAELEAVLVTHPAVADAAVIPFPDDEAGEVPKAFIVLKTEASPEVIKDYVAARVAPYKKIREIEFIDQIPKSLSGKILRRVLVEKERAKTQPG; encoded by the coding sequence TTGACGCCGCTTTCTAAAGCCGATGCGCAAAACAAAGCGCCGTCAAGCCGGCGCACTCCGAACATGATTTTTCGCGGACCATATCCTGACGTCACGATCCCTGAAGTTTCCCTCACCGATTTCATCTTCGGCTCGACGCAGCAGATCAAAGACAAGCCGGCGCTTATCGACGGCCCGAGCGGCCGCGTGCTCACCTACGGACAACTAGAGGACGCAGTCCGCCGCGTGGCCGCCAGCCTGGCGCAGCGAGGATTCAAGAAGGGTGACGTGCTGGGGATCTTCAGCGTTAACTGTCCCGAATATGGCGTTCTGTTTCATGCGGTCGCCATGCTCGGCGGCATCAACACGACACTGAATCCGCTGTACACCGCCGAAGAGGCCGCGGCGCAACTGAAGAATGCGGGCGCGAAGATCCTGGTGACCGCGCCGCCATTCATTGAGAAAGCGCGCGAGGCAGCCGTAACCGCAAACATTGAAGAGCTGTTTGTGTTTGGCGAAGCGGAAGGCGCGCAGCCGTTCGCGGCGCTGCTTGAAAGCGACGGCAATCCACCCAAAGTCGAAATCAATCCCCGCGAGGACCTGGTGGCATTGCCTTATTCCAGCGGCACGACCGGTTTGCCAAAAGGCGTGATGCTCACGCATCACAACCTGGTGGCGAACATGCGTCAGATGGACGGGCTCGATTACTTTAATCGGGACGACGTTCTGCTTTGCGTGCTACCGCTCTTTCATATCTATGGTCTCGTCGTCGTGCTCAACATGGGCCTGCATATGGGCGCGACCGTGGTGACGATGCCGCGTTTCGATCTCGAACAGTTCCTCGACCACATTCAAAAGTATCGCGTGACGCTTTCGCACATCGTGCCGCCGATTATTCTGAAGCTGGCGAAGGATCCGGTCATTGACAATTACGACTTCTCAACTTTGAAGACCATCTTTTCCGGGGCCGCCCCGCTGGGCGCCGAGTTAACGCGCGAATGCATCGCGCGCATCGGCTGCACCATTCGCCAGGGTTATGGTATGACTGAGACCAGTCCCGTGACCCACAGCAGTCCGGCTGATTCGTCAAAGATGAAGCTGGGCTCGATTGGTCCGCCCGCGCCCAACACTGAATGCAAACTCGTCGATCCGGCGACCGGCGCTGAACTTGGTCCGAATGAGGAAGGCGAAGTGTGCGTGCGCGGTCCGCAGGTGATGATCGGCTATCTCAATAATCCTGAGGCGACCGCGCGCACGATTGACAGGGATGGCTGGCTGCACACTGGGGACATCGGTTACGCCGATGAAGACGGGCACTTTTACATCGTCGATCGCGTTAAGGAACTGATCAAATACAAGGGATTCCAGATAGCGCCGGCGGAACTCGAGGCCGTGCTTGTAACGCATCCGGCGGTTGCTGACGCGGCCGTCATTCCCTTCCCGGACGATGAAGCGGGCGAAGTGCCGAAAGCGTTTATCGTGCTGAAGACCGAGGCCTCGCCTGAAGTAATAAAGGACTACGTCGCCGCTCGCGTCGCACCGTACAAGAAGATTCGCGAGATTGAGTTCATCGATCAGATTCCGAAGTCGCTTTCAGGAAAAATCCTGCGTCGCGTCCTCGTGGAAAAGGAGCGCGCGAAAACACAGCCCGGCTGA
- a CDS encoding ATP-grasp domain-containing protein produces MSECKAQGCNVILVTKEKMLNEDWPREVLDEVFALPNDAPVELFLDLVAHLAKTRPADRIVALEEFDVVVAALAREHLCLPGMSSSIAKTFRDKYSMACKAREAGLTVPEFVPAINHDEIAEYLKRVPPPWVLKPRSDVSAIGIRKLDNADDAWKAIDELNQREALRERASYHVLARFIPGEVFHVDSLVSNGRVAFAGVNKYGRPPLQVAHGGGAYISQTIPHNSREKKKLLEINRRLIKAMRMEIGATHAEFIQSEADGEFYFLEIASRVGGAYIADVLEAASGINLWREWAKLEVNGASHGTRLRPRREHAGIVLSLAKQEFPDTSAYDDPEIAYRVKKKHHAGLIVRSKSEERVTELLNDYARRFENDFIAVLPPLERPE; encoded by the coding sequence ATGTCCGAGTGCAAGGCGCAGGGCTGCAACGTCATCCTCGTCACGAAAGAGAAGATGCTGAACGAGGATTGGCCGCGCGAGGTGCTGGATGAAGTGTTCGCGCTGCCGAACGATGCGCCGGTCGAGTTGTTTCTCGATCTGGTGGCCCACCTCGCGAAGACGCGTCCGGCCGATCGCATTGTCGCGCTGGAAGAGTTTGACGTAGTCGTGGCGGCACTGGCGCGCGAGCACTTGTGCCTGCCGGGCATGAGTAGCTCAATCGCGAAAACGTTCCGCGACAAGTATTCGATGGCCTGTAAAGCGCGCGAAGCAGGATTGACAGTTCCCGAGTTCGTGCCGGCCATCAACCACGATGAGATTGCCGAGTACCTGAAGCGGGTGCCGCCACCGTGGGTTTTGAAGCCTCGTTCGGATGTATCCGCGATTGGCATTCGCAAACTCGACAACGCTGACGACGCCTGGAAGGCCATTGATGAACTGAACCAGCGCGAAGCTTTGCGCGAGCGGGCTTCGTATCACGTGCTCGCGCGTTTCATCCCGGGCGAAGTCTTTCACGTGGATTCGCTGGTCAGCAATGGACGTGTCGCTTTCGCCGGCGTGAACAAATATGGCCGGCCGCCTTTGCAAGTTGCTCACGGCGGCGGCGCGTACATTTCGCAGACTATTCCGCACAACTCGCGCGAAAAGAAAAAACTGTTAGAGATTAATCGACGCTTGATCAAAGCGATGCGCATGGAGATCGGAGCCACGCACGCCGAATTCATCCAGAGCGAAGCCGATGGCGAGTTCTATTTTCTTGAGATCGCCTCGCGCGTCGGCGGCGCCTACATTGCCGACGTTTTAGAGGCGGCTTCGGGAATAAATTTGTGGCGCGAATGGGCGAAGCTCGAGGTCAACGGCGCCAGTCACGGAACACGTTTGCGCCCGCGCCGGGAACACGCCGGGATCGTTCTCTCGCTCGCGAAGCAGGAGTTTCCCGACACGTCAGCCTATGATGATCCGGAGATCGCCTATCGGGTGAAGAAAAAGCATCACGCCGGATTGATCGTGCGCTCGAAGAGCGAGGAGCGCGTGACTGAGCTACTCAACGATTACGCGCGTCGCTTCGAAAACGATTTCATCGCCGTACTGCCGCCGCTTGAGAGGCCTGAGTGA